A window of the Henckelia pumila isolate YLH828 chromosome 3, ASM3356847v2, whole genome shotgun sequence genome harbors these coding sequences:
- the LOC140890754 gene encoding probable aspartic proteinase GIP2, with protein sequence MSFKMSPSILSALIFSLFVSSSLTNGATPQAFTFPIKKDATTNQYYTTIQIGANFTTFNTVIDIGGKFAWFNSLDYFESASGYSPILCGTRQCQIANGIGCVFCFLSPPVPGCTNNTCSDYALNPFSGTQGYSGLGQDTLHVFSTSGDRYDLKDFPFQFSDPVLREELASQTAGLVGLGRTRISLQAQIASAFGVRQQFALCIPSTGNEGKLIVGQGNYKSPFQEISKKLTTTSLIRNPVSTDMNERIGNLSVEYFINVKSIKVGNKALSLNNTLLSINKRTGTGGTNLRTVRHYTILHRSIYRALVNEFVAAAASKNIKRVASVSPFGACFDSKTIGNTNTGPDVPNIDFVLDTTSVFWRFLGSNSMVKVNKDVTCLAFLDGGVDAFTSIVVGGYQMQDYLLEFDVASSKLRFSSSLLALGTSCSQFGAT encoded by the coding sequence ATGTCATTCAAAATGTCTCCTTCAATTTTATCCGCTTTGATTTTCTCCTTGTTTGTTTCATCTTCACTCACAAATGGCGCAACCCCTCAGGCCTTCACTTTCCCCATCAAGAAAGATGCCACCACGAACCAATACTACACCACTATTCAAATTGGTGCAAATTTCACCACTTTCAATACGGTCATTGATATTGGTGGCAAATTTGCTTGGTTCAACTCGCTTGACTACTTCGAATCCGCTTCCGGCTACAGCCCCATCCTGTGCGGCACTAGACAATGTCAGATCGCCAATGGGATCGGATGCGTCTTCTGTTTCTTGTCACCCCCGGTTCCCGGATGCACCAACAACACGTGCTCCGATTACGCCCTCAACCCGTTTTCGGGCACGCAGGGATACAGCGGCCTGGGGCAGGACACCCTGCACGTTTTTTCGACCAGCGGGGATCGGTATGATTTGAAAGATTTCCCCTTTCAGTTTTCTGATCCTGTCCTGAGGGAAGAATTGGCTAGCCAAACGGCGGGATTGGTCGGACTGGGCAGGACTCGGATTTCCCTGCAGGCACAGATTGCATCGGCTTTCGGAGTTCGTCAGCAGTTTGCGCTCTGCATTCCTTCTACTGGAAACGAAGGGAAATTGATCGTGGGACAGGGGAATTACAAAAGCCCGTTTCAAGAAATATCCAAGAAACTCACTACAACATCCCTGATAAGGAATCCTGTCAGCACTGATATGAACGAGCGGATTGGGAACTTATCGGTTGAATATTTCATAAACGTGAAATCCATCAAAGTTGGAAACAAGGCTCTTTCACTCAACAACACTTTGCTATCGATCAACAAGAGAACAGGCACCGGCGGCACGAATCTCCGAACCGTGAGACACTACACCATTCTCCACAGGTCAATATACAGAGCCTTGGTTAACGAATTTGTGGCAGCTGCTGCGTCGAAAAACATAAAGAGGGTTGCTTCAGTATCGCCTTTCGGGGCctgttttgattcaaaaacgaTCGGAAACACCAATACAGGGCCTGATGTCCCGAATATCGACTTTGTGCTAGATACTACTAGTGTTTTTTGGAGATTCTTGGGATCAAATTCAATGGTTAAAGTAAACAAAGACGTTACTTGCCTCGCGTTTTTGGATGGAGGGGTGGATGCATTTACTTCTATAGTTGTGGGAGGATACCAAATGCAGGATTATCTTCTTGAATTCGACGTTGCTTCGTCGAAGCTGAGGTTCAGTTCTTCCCTGCTGGCTCTTGGCACAAGCTGTTCCCAGTTCGGGGCTACCTAG
- the LOC140890755 gene encoding probable aspartic proteinase GIP2, which translates to MWPSILSVLICSLFVSSSLTNGATPPKPRAFVFPIKKDATTNQYYTTFQIGANFTTFNTVIDLGAKFAWFYSADYFESASGYRPVLCGTKQCKLADGIGCVFCFLSPPVPGCTNNTCSDYALNPFSGTQGYSGLGQDTLHVLSTSGDRYDLKDFPFQFTFPVLREELASQTAGLVGLGRTRISLQAQIASAFGVRQQFALCIPSTGNEGKLIVGQGNYKSPFQEISKKLTTTSLIRNPVSTDMNERIGNLSVEYFINVKSIKVGNKALSLNNTLLSINKRTGTGGTNLRTVRHYTILHRSIYRALVNEFVAAAASKNIKRVPSVSPFGACFDSKTIGNTNTGPDVPNIDFVLDTTSVFWRFLGSNSMVKVNKDVTCLAFLDGGVDAFTSIVVGGYQMQDYLLEFDVASSKLRFSSSLLALGTSCSQFGAT; encoded by the coding sequence ATGTGGCCTTCAATTTTATCTGTTTTGATTTGCTCCTTGTTCGTTTCATCTTCACTCACAAATGGCGCAACCCCTCCAAAACCCCGAGCTTTCGTTTTCCCCATCAAGAAAGATGCCACCACAAACCAATACTACACCACTTTTCAAATTGGTGCCAATTTCACAACTTTCAATACGGTCATTGATCTTGGTGCCAAATTTGCATGGTTCTACTCTGCGGACTATTTCGAATCCGCTTCCGGCTACCGCCCCGTCCTTTGCGGCACGAAACAATGCAAGCTCGCCGACGGGATCGGATGCGTCTTCTGTTTCTTGTCACCCCCGGTTCCCGGATGCACCAACAACACGTGCTCCGATTACGCCCTCAACCCGTTTTCGGGCACGCAGGGATACAGCGGACTGGGACAGGACACCCTGCACGTGCTTTCGACGAGCGGGGATCGGTATGATTTGAAAGATTTCCCCTTTCAGTTTACATTCCCTGTCCTGAGGGAGGAATTGGCTAGCCAGACGGCGGGATTGGTCGGACTGGGCAGGACTCGGATTTCACTGCAGGCACAGATTGCATCGGCTTTCGGAGTTCGTCAGCAGTTTGCACTCTGCATTCCTTCTACTGGAAACGAAGGGAAATTGATCGTGGGACAGGGGAATTACAAAAGCCCGTTTCAAGAAATATCCAAGAAACTCACTACAACATCCCTGATAAGGAATCCCGTCAGCACTGATATGAACGAGCGGATTGGGAACTTATCGGTTGAATATTTCATAAACGTGAAATCCATCAAAGTTGGAAACAAGGCTCTTTCACTCAACAACACTTTGCTATCGATCAACAAGAGAACAGGCACCGGCGGCACGAATCTCCGAACCGTGAGACACTACACCATTCTCCACAGGTCAATATACAGAGCCTTGGTTAACGAATTTGTGGCAGCTGCTGCGTCGAAAAACATAAAGAGGGTTCCTTCAGTATCGCCTTTCGGGGCTTGTTTTGATTCGAAAACGATCGGAAACACCAATACAGGGCCTGATGTCCCGAATATCGACTTTGTGCTGGATACTACTAGTGTTTTTTGGAGATTCTTGGGATCAAATTCAATGGTTAAAGTAAACAAAGACGTTACGTGCCTCGCGTTTTTGGATGGAGGGGTGGATGCATTTACTTCTATAGTTGTGGGAGGATACCAAATGCAGGATTATCTTCTTGAATTCGACGTTGCTTCGTCGAAGCTGAGGTTCAGTTCTTCCCTGCTGGCGCTTGGTACAAGCTGTTCCCAGTTCGGGGCTACCTAG
- the LOC140890752 gene encoding diacylglycerol kinase 2, with protein sequence MNDFSIPLLRWLTCSSLDAGYIFGWLITGSFGIFALIYAFLKWERKTSLNWLKAAAKAKKQAWKKLKIPLSHHTWMEDFACGGEPSTCCVCLNSLVSPQSLGTKAAPCSPIHRCSVCGVAVHFCCSQFAAKDCKCVAQFGSNELQHHWSERWINLDDNPEMYAVCSYCDEPCGIPFINASPAWHCLWCQRFIHVQCQVKMSEESNDVCDLGALRRLILSPLCVKDAESEMLSSVTDEIIASSVRGHIRRKRHRNKQGNNRCSNGKVPESSAAKRALQYVLNGLLDFNISSSEKGNDHCLKGNKLLGKKGTPNGLANKKNEISLCGKSKKCTLVDLPSDARPLLVFVNAKSGAQNGPILRRRLNMLLNPAQVVELSSSEALEAGLELFRTVQNFRVLICGGDGTVAWVLNEIERYNFKSPPPVAVLPLGTGNDLSRVLQWGGGFSVIEGQGGLSNFLHDIDHGAVTMLDRWKVNTTEDKIGGESCEVKSKFMMNYLGIGCDAKVAYEFHMNREENPEKFHSQFVNKLRYAREGARDMMDRACADLPWQVWLEVDQKDIQIPKDAEGLIVLNIGSYMGGVDLWQNDYEHDDNFFRQCMHDKMLEVVCVSGSWHLGKLQVGLSQATRLAQGEVIRIHLSSPFPVQIDGEPFIQQPGCLEITHHGQVFMLRKASGTEGPRGHAAAIMTDVLADAECKGVINASQKKSLLQDIALHLS encoded by the exons ATGAATGACTTCAGTATTCCTCTTTTAAGGTGGTTGACCTGTTCGAGCCTGGATGCTGGCTATATTTTTGGATGGCTAATTACTGGTTCCTTTGGAATTTTTGCTCTTATATATGCATTCCTGAAATGGGAGAGAAAGACGTCTCTCAACTGGCTTAAAGCTGCTGCCAAGGCAAAGAAGCAAGCAtggaaaaaacttaaaatacccTTATCACATCATACATGGATGGAAGATTTTGCTTGTGGCGGAGAACCGTCAACGTGCTGTGTTTGCTTAAATTCTCTTGTGTCCCCACAGTCATTAGGAACAAAAGCAGCGCCATGTTCTCCAATACATCGATGTTCTGTTTGTGGCGTTGCAGTTCATTTTTGCTGTTCTCAGTTTGCAGCAAAAGATTGTAAATGTGTAGCCCAATTTGGTAGCAACGAATTACAACATCATTGGTCGGAAAGATGGATTAATCTGGATGATAATCCTGAGATGTATGCCGTTTGTTCTTATTGTGACGAACCTTGTGGCATCCCTTTTATTAATGCATCTCCAGCATGGCATTGCTTATGGTGTCAGCGTTTCATACATGTTCAGTGTCAAGTTAAGATGTCTGAAGAGTCTAATGATGTGTGTGATCTAGGTGCTCTGAGAAGATTGATTCTTTCTCCCCTTTGCGTGAAAGATGCTGAAAGTGAGATGTTAAGTTCTGTTACAGATGAAATAATAGCTTCTTCAGTTCGTGGGCATATTAGAAGAAAGAGACATCGCAACAAACAAGGAAATAATCGCTGTAGCAATGGCAAGGTACCCGAAAGTTCTGCCGCTAAGAGGGCACTCCAATATGTTCTCAATGGTCTTCTTGATTTCAATATTTCTAGTAGTGAAAAAGGCAATGATCATTGCTTGAAGGGTAACAAACTACTCGGCAAGAAAGGTACCCCCAATGGGTTGGCCAATAAGAAAAATGAGATTTCTCTTTGCGGCAAATCTAAGAAGTGTACTCTTGTGGACTTGCCCTCAGATGCTAGACCTCTTTTAGTCTTTGTTAATGCCAAGAGTGGTGCCCAAAATGGGCCAATCCTGCGGAGAAGATTGAACATGCTATTGAACCCTGCACAG GTAGTTGAACTTAGCTCGTCTGAAGCTCTTGAGGCTGGTTTGGAACTATTTAGAACTGTGCAAAACTTTAGAGTTTTGATCTGTGGTGGAGATGGAACGGTTGCTTGGGTTCTTAATGAAATCGAGAGGTACAATTTTAAGTCACCTCCACCTGTTGCTGTTCTTCCTTTAGGAACTGGAAATGATTTGTCAAGAGTCCTGCAATGGGGTGGAGGTTTTTCAGTCATAGAAGGGCAAGGTGGCTTGAGCAATTTTCTGCATGATATTGATCATGGAGCAGTGACAATGCTTGACCGGTGGAAAGTCAACACAACGGAAGACAAAATTGGTGGAGAATCTTGTGAAGTAAAATCAAAGTTCATGATGAACTACTTAG GTATTGGGTGTGATGCTAAGGTTGCATATGAATTTCACATGAACAGGGAAGAAAATCCAGAAAAGTTCCATAGTCAG TTTGTAAATAAATTAAGGTATGCAAGAGAAGGTGCGAGGGATATGATGGACAGAGCTTGTGCTGACTTGCCATGGCAAGTCTGGCTCGAGGTTGATCAGAAAGATATCCAGATACCGAAG GATGCTGAAGGTTTGATTGTGCTCAATATCGGCAGCTATATGGGTGGAGTTGACCTTTGGCAAAATGATTATGAACATGATGACAATTTCTTTCGGCAGTGCATGCATGACAAAATGCTTGAAGTTGTTTGTGTTTCAGGATCATGGCACCTTGGCAAGCTTCAG GTTGGACTTTCACAAGCCACAAGGCTAGCGCAAGGGGAAGTCATAAGGATTCACTTGTCGAGTCCTTTCCCTGTGCAAATCGATGGGGAACCTTTTATCCAGCAACCTGGATGTTTAGAAATAACACATCATGGACAG GTGTTCATGTTACGGAAAGCATCAGGAACAGAAGGACCTAGAGGCCACGCAGCTGCAATAATGACAGATGTTTTAGCCGACGCAGAATGCAAGGGTGTTATCAATGCGTCTCAAAAGAAGTCGCTTCTTCAAGATATTGCTCTTCATCTTTCTTGA